Proteins from a single region of Campylobacter sp. RM16704:
- a CDS encoding two-partner secretion domain-containing protein — translation MLKLSSRGGVCWGSNNLDLTSSYKKLSKQILLSNIVASLLFSSTFALPSGGKFTHGTTGTININGNTMNINGHKVSSVIQWGGGFSINQGESVNFNGSNKNYLNIAHGTSKSTIAGLLNANGNNVFLINPNGVIITKTGTINANRFVASTSSLNNADYTTFKNLTYENAHTFSPVFKPNKLGNVVNMGNIKADKVLLIGNKVDIQGGKLGNANSTTHLVGNNVYIDADSANLNSTINVTATQNGYIQRQMNKFANDNYNFGNYTNIQNTNYTETNGQTHNGSNNFKKVLTIGNMENEKANATEWFYFAKGWNEYIGDTQSVDEFRLVGNVDFSGNKGQGVEGRDWQNYANYCLNGLGCTSMIVTSFAKTFDGQGYTLKNINIDTSSLSNKPYFVGIFGSTNNATIKNINVDYMGGGIKATDGARVGGFVGFASNGTFSNISLNNIGDISSSSSSVGFSYIGGFAGNAGDVSFSNISLNNISSISGSGYRDIRAGGFVGGYAYRGTFSNISLNNIGNISSSISSTTSVSYTGGFAGYASNGTFSNISLNNIGNISGSSDDYSDSYAGGFAGFASGTFSNISLNNIGNISGSGLTSVSYAGGFAGYAIDGTFSNISLNNIGNISSSNSNYGGSESYAGGFIGYIYNDDTSSIITFENIYIFFNPNMSISASGGRQNYIGKFFGRGYFTGANPTFTNVHIYHHTNDLTNAITDRNYWGNTNDKIQIHTYNNSNQQSSYQDFLSKANTISRPTPPSNPTTPPNLTDTNVKLDENDLHQNIVNEIINDITNNHYEINIANLLNMLKEKTNYTNMNEEQKANFIAKYFLKGNTTKALEVVQSLDFLLAYENNGLSTASNDKFEANGLSVKNTLVTNTKKVIKNKNDLFDFLSGDLKNLVVDYNQNITDLKTAQEQLKTAIAKYNDYVKKVNENPSLKNDATLNSLKAEVDRLDNLSKELFASINNNQELLQTWQSKTSTDSNNHFKIKGEFKNLALLTPNLDEVIVNGNENEDYKKVSRQVANAQKQTPTFEYEENEKEEVEETALMQICIVSDNFKTMNPCVVGEM, via the coding sequence ATGTTAAAGCTATCTTCACGGGGGGGGGTGTGTTGGGGATCGAATAATCTTGATTTAACCTCTTCTTATAAAAAATTATCAAAACAAATTCTACTTTCAAATATAGTCGCTTCTTTACTTTTTTCATCTACATTTGCTTTACCTAGTGGAGGTAAATTTACTCATGGAACAACAGGAACTATAAACATTAATGGTAATACTATGAATATTAATGGTCATAAAGTTAGTTCTGTCATTCAATGGGGTGGTGGATTTAGTATTAATCAAGGTGAGAGTGTAAATTTTAATGGATCTAATAAAAACTATCTAAACATTGCTCATGGAACAAGTAAATCTACTATAGCTGGTTTATTAAATGCTAATGGTAATAATGTATTTTTAATCAATCCTAATGGAGTAATCATTACTAAAACAGGAACTATCAATGCTAATCGCTTTGTGGCTTCTACTTCATCTTTAAATAATGCAGATTATACAACATTTAAAAATTTAACTTATGAAAATGCTCATACTTTCTCACCTGTATTTAAACCTAATAAATTAGGTAATGTAGTTAATATGGGTAATATTAAAGCAGATAAAGTATTGCTTATAGGTAATAAAGTAGATATACAAGGTGGTAAGCTAGGTAATGCTAATTCTACTACACACTTAGTAGGAAATAATGTATATATAGATGCAGATAGTGCTAATTTAAATTCAACTATAAATGTAACAGCTACACAAAATGGTTATATACAAAGACAAATGAATAAATTTGCTAATGATAATTATAATTTTGGAAATTACACCAATATACAAAATACAAACTATACAGAAACTAACGGACAAACTCATAATGGAAGTAATAACTTCAAAAAAGTCCTAACTATAGGTAATATGGAAAATGAAAAAGCTAATGCTACAGAATGGTTTTACTTTGCTAAAGGGTGGAATGAATATATAGGTGATACACAAAGTGTTGATGAGTTTAGATTAGTAGGGAATGTGGATTTTAGTGGTAACAAAGGACAAGGAGTAGAAGGTAGAGACTGGCAAAACTATGCTAATTATTGTTTAAATGGTTTAGGTTGTACTTCTATGATAGTTACTTCTTTTGCTAAAACCTTTGATGGACAAGGCTATACTTTAAAAAATATCAATATAGACACAAGTTCTTTAAGCAATAAACCCTATTTTGTTGGTATATTTGGTTCTACTAATAATGCTACTATTAAAAATATTAATGTAGATTATATGGGTGGTGGGATAAAGGCTACTGATGGTGCTCGAGTTGGTGGTTTTGTTGGTTTTGCTAGTAATGGAACCTTTAGCAATATTTCTTTAAATAATATAGGGGATATTAGTAGTAGTAGTAGTAGTGTTGGTTTTAGCTATATCGGTGGTTTTGCTGGTAATGCTGGTGATGTATCCTTTAGCAACATTTCTTTAAATAACATAAGTAGTATTAGTGGTAGTGGTTATAGAGATATTCGTGCTGGTGGTTTTGTTGGTGGTTATGCTTATCGTGGAACCTTTAGTAATATTTCTTTAAATAATATAGGCAATATTAGTAGTAGTATTAGTAGTACTACTAGTGTCAGCTATACTGGTGGTTTTGCGGGTTATGCTAGTAATGGAACCTTTAGTAATATTTCTTTAAATAATATAGGCAATATTAGTGGTAGTAGTGATGATTATAGTGATAGCTATGCTGGTGGTTTTGCTGGTTTTGCTAGTGGAACCTTTAGTAATATTTCTTTAAATAATATAGGTAATATTAGTGGTAGTGGTCTTACTAGTGTCAGCTATGCTGGTGGTTTTGCGGGTTATGCTATAGATGGAACCTTTAGCAATATCTCTTTAAATAATATAGGCAATATTAGTAGTAGTAATAGTAATTATGGTGGTAGTGAGAGTTATGCCGGTGGTTTTATTGGTTATATTTACAATGATGATACTTCATCAATAATTACCTTCGAAAACATTTATATATTTTTTAATCCAAATATGAGTATAAGTGCAAGTGGTGGTAGGCAAAATTATATAGGTAAATTCTTTGGTAGAGGTTATTTTACTGGTGCTAATCCTACCTTTACTAATGTCCATATCTATCATCATACAAATGATTTAACTAATGCAATTACAGATAGAAATTACTGGGGTAATACCAATGATAAAATCCAAATTCACACTTACAATAACTCAAATCAACAAAGTTCATACCAAGACTTTTTATCTAAAGCAAATACTATAAGCAGACCTACCCCACCATCTAACCCAACTACCCCACCTAATCTTACAGATACTAATGTAAAATTAGATGAAAATGATTTACACCAAAACATAGTCAATGAAATCATAAATGATATTACCAATAATCATTATGAAATTAACATAGCTAATTTACTTAATATGCTTAAAGAAAAAACTAACTATACTAATATGAATGAGGAACAAAAAGCTAACTTTATAGCTAAATACTTTCTAAAAGGAAATACAACAAAAGCTTTAGAAGTAGTTCAAAGTTTAGACTTTCTTTTAGCTTATGAAAACAATGGCTTAAGTACTGCAAGTAATGATAAATTTGAAGCAAATGGTTTAAGTGTTAAAAACACTTTAGTAACTAATACTAAAAAAGTAATCAAAAACAAAAATGATTTATTTGATTTTTTAAGTGGTGATTTAAAAAATTTAGTTGTTGATTATAATCAAAACATAACAGATTTAAAAACAGCTCAAGAACAATTAAAAACAGCTATAGCTAAATATAATGACTATGTTAAAAAAGTCAATGAAAATCCTAGCTTAAAAAATGATGCAACTTTAAATTCTTTAAAAGCTGAAGTAGATAGATTAGATAATCTTAGTAAAGAACTTTTTGCTAGTATAAATAATAATCAAGAATTATTACAAACTTGGCAAAGCAAAACAAGCACTGATTCAAATAATCACTTTAAAATAAAAGGTGAGTTTAAAAACTTAGCCTTACTTACACCTAATTTAGATGAAGTAATAGTTAATGGTAATGAAAATGAAGACTATAAAAAAGTATCACGCCAAGTAGCTAATGCTCAAAAACAAACACCTACTTTTGAATATGAAGAAAACGAAAAAGAAGAAGTAGAAGAAACAGCCCTAATGCAAATTTGTATAGTAAGTGATAATTTTAAAACTATGAATCCTTGTGTAGTAGGAGAAATGTAG
- a CDS encoding MFS transporter: MLKTVLPLSFIVGTRFFGLFIVLPVLSLYALNLKGANEFLVGLLVGVYALTQMALQVPFGILSDKIGRKKTMLIGLVIFIIGSLVCSYANDIYTMMFGRLLQGAGAIGAVATAMISDFINEENRGKAMAIMGSFIGLSFATSLVLSPLMSAKFGLSSLFDLSAILSLVCIVLLFSVVPKEHTIVHENTKTPLKKLLKEKNLALMNLTNCMQKMLMSIAFLSIPLVLVHEFNYPSENLWHVYVSSMVLGFLAMGLSGSLGEKRGLSKEILLLGVAFFIIAYIIFAFSHNAVVFMIGVVVFFIGFNLHEPIMQSCASKFAKVNEKGAALGVFNAFGYFGSFLGGVVGGYFLHHFSLVNLAFVLIVLSLIWFVLLLFLQSPADFKNIYLSLDTKHDLNMIKNLNGVLDVYKNSKFLVIKYDKKITSEDELKTKF; this comes from the coding sequence ATGTTAAAAACCGTTTTGCCTTTATCTTTTATAGTTGGAACTAGATTTTTTGGTTTATTTATAGTTTTACCAGTTTTAAGTTTATATGCTTTAAATTTAAAAGGGGCTAATGAATTTTTAGTGGGGCTTTTGGTAGGTGTATATGCTTTAACTCAAATGGCTTTACAAGTTCCTTTTGGAATTCTTTCAGATAAAATAGGGCGTAAAAAAACTATGCTTATAGGGCTTGTGATATTTATCATAGGTTCTTTAGTTTGCTCGTATGCTAATGATATTTATACTATGATGTTTGGAAGATTATTACAAGGAGCAGGTGCTATAGGTGCTGTTGCTACTGCCATGATTAGTGATTTTATCAATGAAGAAAATCGCGGTAAGGCTATGGCTATCATGGGGTCTTTTATAGGACTTTCTTTTGCAACTTCTTTAGTGCTTTCACCATTAATGAGTGCTAAATTTGGGCTTTCGAGCTTATTTGATTTGAGTGCTATTTTAAGTTTAGTTTGTATCGTGCTTTTGTTTAGCGTAGTGCCAAAAGAACATACAATAGTACATGAAAATACTAAAACCCCATTAAAAAAACTTCTAAAAGAAAAAAACCTAGCTTTAATGAATCTTACTAATTGTATGCAAAAAATGCTTATGAGTATAGCTTTTTTAAGCATACCTTTGGTTTTGGTGCATGAGTTTAACTACCCAAGCGAAAATTTATGGCATGTTTATGTTAGCTCTATGGTACTTGGTTTTTTAGCTATGGGTTTATCAGGCTCTTTAGGGGAAAAAAGAGGTTTAAGCAAAGAAATACTGCTTTTAGGAGTAGCATTTTTCATCATCGCTTATATTATATTTGCTTTTTCGCATAATGCAGTAGTGTTTATGATAGGTGTTGTAGTATTTTTTATAGGATTTAATTTGCATGAGCCTATTATGCAAAGCTGTGCGAGTAAATTTGCCAAGGTAAATGAAAAGGGTGCAGCCTTGGGTGTGTTTAATGCTTTTGGGTATTTTGGAAGCTTTTTAGGTGGTGTTGTAGGAGGGTATTTTTTACACCATTTTAGTTTAGTAAATTTAGCCTTTGTGTTAATCGTTTTATCACTAATTTGGTTTGTATTGCTTTTATTTTTACAAAGCCCAGCAGATTTTAAAAATATCTACTTATCTTTAGATACTAAGCACGATTTAAATATGATTAAAAATTTAAATGGAGTTTTAGATGTGTATAAAAACTCTAAATTCTTAGTGATAAAATATGATAAAAAAATCACAAGCGAAGATGAACTTAAAACTAAATTTTAA
- a CDS encoding non-canonical purine NTP pyrophosphatase — MKKKLKIILASSNTHKIEEIKKTLTTYEIYALNEIITPFEIIEDGKSFKENALIKSKAIFNALGKKQDEFITLSDDSGISVEALDNAPGIFSARYSKEGTDEANRNKLIQALHKKNLTQSNAFYTAAIAISSKYGHFSTHGYMHGVAIDTPKGNNGFGYDPLFIPKGYDKTLGELDEKIKLEISHRTQALRLCIYILKIIEKQ, encoded by the coding sequence ATGAAAAAAAAATTAAAAATCATTCTAGCAAGTTCTAATACACATAAGATAGAAGAAATTAAAAAAACTCTAACTACTTATGAAATTTATGCACTAAATGAAATCATCACTCCTTTTGAAATCATCGAAGATGGTAAAAGTTTTAAAGAAAATGCTTTGATAAAATCCAAAGCTATTTTTAATGCTTTAGGTAAAAAACAAGATGAGTTTATAACCTTAAGTGATGATAGCGGTATAAGTGTAGAAGCTTTAGATAATGCACCAGGGATTTTTTCAGCAAGATATTCCAAAGAAGGCACAGATGAAGCTAATAGAAACAAACTCATTCAAGCTTTACATAAAAAAAATCTAACTCAAAGTAATGCTTTTTATACTGCAGCTATTGCTATAAGCTCAAAGTATGGACATTTTAGCACACATGGATATATGCATGGTGTTGCTATAGATACTCCAAAGGGAAATAATGGCTTTGGCTATGATCCTTTATTTATCCCAAAAGGTTATGATAAAACTTTAGGCGAGTTAGATGAGAAAATTAAATTAGAAATTTCTCATCGCACACAAGCTTTAAGACTTTGTATTTATATATTAAAAATTATAGAAAAACAATAA
- a CDS encoding efflux RND transporter permease subunit, with the protein MLSKILKTFLNFPKLTLGITLIFCVFFSFFAKNLSVDASAESLLLEHDEGLKLYREISAHYGNDNFLMLAFAPKDNDIFTKENLETIKNLTFDLAKVKGVEKVFSITNAPLLTSSKDKELKELIQNIPNIFSQDVDINLAKKEILNQPFYKNNIISKDGTTTGILIYLAPDLVYNDLIKSRDSAKNENEKEHFRALIKKHQESSREFSAKRLEEITKIVSKYSQNGDFLHLGGVEMIANDMIDYVKSDLKIYGLSLIGLLFIVLWWFFGSLRLVFLALGICVISLFTSSGIFALLGFDITIVSSNYVALVLIISVSVVIHLIVHFIENSHKHPKSSVYKILLSTLLNKANPSFFAILTTIVGFLSFVFSDIEPIIKLGIMMSLGISISLILAYIYFASILMLLPRFEFKKLNQSSLKFLSFCANVSLKHRKIIYSISVICVVFALFGISQIKVENSFVSYFKDSSRIKQGLLIIDKELGGTMPLDVIVKFKHNSKQNESVDEFEQEFDDLAKDDRYFFSSEKTRIATKVHEFLSTQKYVGSVLSLQSLLELGKSINDGKALDDFALAFLYENLDESFKKQVLTPFVSVENNELRFSVRMLDSDPNLRRDAFLKQLEKDLNELLKNDNVEVKISGIMPLYNNMLQSLFSSQFDTLAFVVLVIFALFVVIFRSFVYAFVAILANLIPLALVFGLMGVLNIPLDIMSITIAAICIGIGVDDMIHYIHRFKEELKHKSLEEAIKASHFGIGSAIYYTSVTIILGFLVMISSNFIPTIYFGLLTVLAMSLLLFGALFLLPSFIVSYYRFKAKV; encoded by the coding sequence ATGCTAAGTAAAATTTTAAAAACTTTTCTTAATTTTCCAAAATTAACTTTGGGGATTACTTTAATTTTTTGTGTATTTTTTAGTTTTTTTGCGAAGAATTTAAGTGTAGATGCAAGTGCTGAAAGCTTACTTTTAGAACATGATGAGGGTTTGAAACTATATAGAGAAATTTCAGCACACTATGGCAATGATAATTTTTTAATGCTTGCTTTTGCTCCCAAAGATAATGATATTTTTACTAAAGAAAATTTGGAAACCATCAAAAATTTAACTTTTGATTTAGCAAAAGTTAAAGGGGTTGAAAAAGTATTTTCTATCACTAATGCACCTTTGCTTACAAGTTCTAAAGATAAAGAATTAAAAGAGCTTATTCAAAATATACCTAATATTTTTAGTCAAGATGTGGATATTAATCTAGCTAAAAAAGAAATTTTAAACCAACCCTTTTATAAAAACAATATCATCTCAAAAGATGGAACAACAACGGGAATTTTGATTTATCTAGCGCCTGATCTTGTTTATAATGACTTGATTAAATCAAGGGATAGTGCAAAAAATGAAAACGAAAAAGAGCATTTTAGAGCTTTAATAAAAAAACATCAAGAAAGTTCAAGAGAATTTAGTGCAAAAAGACTAGAAGAAATCACTAAAATAGTATCTAAATATAGTCAAAATGGAGATTTTTTACACCTTGGTGGTGTGGAAATGATTGCTAATGATATGATTGATTATGTAAAGAGTGATTTAAAAATTTATGGACTTAGTTTGATAGGTCTTTTATTTATTGTTCTTTGGTGGTTTTTTGGCTCTTTGCGTTTAGTGTTTTTGGCTTTGGGAATTTGTGTGATTTCGCTTTTTACTTCTAGTGGAATTTTCGCACTTTTGGGTTTTGATATTACCATAGTTTCTTCAAACTATGTGGCTTTGGTGCTTATTATTAGCGTTTCTGTGGTAATTCATCTAATAGTACATTTTATAGAAAATTCACATAAACATCCAAAATCAAGTGTTTATAAAATATTACTTTCAACTTTATTAAATAAAGCAAATCCAAGTTTTTTTGCTATTTTAACTACCATAGTTGGATTTTTAAGTTTTGTATTTTCAGATATAGAGCCTATAATAAAACTTGGCATTATGATGAGCCTTGGTATAAGCATAAGTTTGATTTTAGCTTATATATATTTTGCAAGTATTTTAATGCTTTTACCTCGCTTTGAATTTAAAAAACTCAATCAAAGCTCTTTGAAATTTTTAAGTTTTTGTGCTAATGTAAGTTTAAAGCATAGAAAAATTATTTATAGCATAAGTGTGATTTGTGTGGTATTTGCTTTGTTTGGAATTTCACAAATCAAAGTAGAAAATAGCTTTGTAAGTTATTTTAAAGATAGTTCTAGAATAAAACAAGGTTTGTTGATTATAGATAAAGAGCTAGGCGGAACTATGCCTTTAGATGTGATTGTTAAATTTAAGCATAACTCAAAGCAAAATGAGAGCGTTGATGAATTCGAACAAGAATTTGATGATTTAGCCAAAGATGATAGGTATTTTTTTAGTAGTGAAAAAACAAGGATTGCTACTAAAGTGCATGAATTTTTAAGTACGCAAAAATATGTTGGTTCTGTGCTTAGCTTGCAAAGTTTATTAGAGCTTGGAAAAAGTATCAATGATGGTAAAGCTTTAGATGATTTTGCTTTGGCATTTTTATATGAAAATTTAGATGAGAGCTTTAAAAAACAGGTTTTAACTCCATTTGTAAGCGTGGAAAACAATGAGTTAAGATTTAGTGTGCGTATGCTAGATAGTGATCCAAATTTAAGACGCGATGCCTTTTTAAAACAACTTGAAAAAGACTTAAACGAGCTTTTAAAAAATGATAATGTAGAGGTTAAAATCAGCGGTATTATGCCTTTATATAATAATATGCTTCAAAGTCTTTTTTCATCTCAATTTGACACTTTAGCCTTTGTAGTGCTTGTGATTTTTGCTTTGTTTGTGGTGATTTTTAGAAGTTTTGTTTATGCTTTTGTGGCAATTTTAGCTAATCTCATACCTTTGGCTTTAGTGTTTGGCTTAATGGGTGTTTTAAATATACCACTTGATATTATGAGTATTACTATAGCTGCTATTTGTATAGGAATAGGGGTTGATGATATGATTCATTATATTCATCGTTTTAAAGAAGAGTTGAAACATAAAAGTTTAGAAGAAGCTATAAAAGCTTCTCATTTTGGTATAGGCAGTGCTATTTATTATACTAGTGTTACTATTATTTTAGGCTTTTTAGTAATGATTAGTAGTAATTTTATCCCGACGATTTATTTTGGATTGCTTACGGTTTTGGCTATGAGTTTGCTTTTATTTGGTGCTTTATTTTTATTGCCAAGTTTTATTGTAAGTTATTATCGTTTTAAGGCAAAAGTATAA
- a CDS encoding transporter, toluene tolerance family, protein MKKIIILFFSIAFAFALNLQDISKTMQEKIDESLKILDQNKNDKNKAAEQIFALFDGVFDYTLMAKLSLSTRYEKLSESEKTRFNKAFEKNLKKSFTDKLALYDSQKLKVVGLEEKNKRAFLKTSMIVDGKENFVIFKFYDKNGDWQIYDVDIFGISIIQTYRSQFKDIIQNSDFNTLLEKLSSVDFSK, encoded by the coding sequence ATGAAAAAAATCATAATATTATTTTTTAGTATAGCATTTGCTTTTGCTTTAAATTTGCAAGATATTTCAAAAACTATGCAAGAAAAAATTGATGAGAGTTTAAAAATTTTAGATCAAAATAAAAACGATAAAAATAAAGCCGCAGAGCAAATTTTTGCTTTATTTGATGGTGTTTTTGATTATACTCTTATGGCTAAACTTAGTCTTTCTACAAGGTATGAAAAATTAAGCGAGAGTGAAAAAACTCGATTTAATAAGGCTTTTGAAAAAAATCTTAAAAAAAGCTTTACAGATAAACTTGCTTTATATGATTCGCAAAAATTAAAGGTAGTTGGCTTAGAAGAAAAAAATAAAAGAGCCTTTTTAAAAACTTCTATGATAGTCGATGGAAAAGAAAATTTTGTAATTTTTAAATTTTATGATAAAAACGGAGATTGGCAAATTTATGATGTGGATATTTTTGGTATAAGCATTATACAAACATATCGTTCTCAATTTAAAGACATTATACAAAATAGTGATTTTAATACTTTGCTTGAAAAGCTTTCCAGTGTTGATTTTTCTAAATAA
- a CDS encoding MlaA family lipoprotein, with product MFFSTLIIANDFEDFEQEYQKKEIKDSFYTYNKAMSKFNYDLYTYILRPIAISYKSITPSFVRTGVKNVFDTTRSPARIINHLLSFEFKKAGEEFGRFCVNVIFGFGLLDSASKTSLKSYEVDFGTTLGKWGVGSGTHLVLPILGPSNVRDALALPIDWFLVPEAYIDNFWLGVGVNATLKLNELSFEYEKIDDIYQNSVDYYIFIRDAYEQKRQELIKQGN from the coding sequence ATGTTTTTTAGCACTTTAATAATAGCTAATGACTTTGAAGATTTCGAACAAGAATACCAAAAAAAAGAAATTAAAGATAGCTTTTATACCTATAATAAAGCTATGAGTAAATTTAATTATGATCTTTATACTTATATTTTAAGACCTATTGCTATTTCTTATAAAAGTATCACACCAAGTTTTGTAAGAACTGGGGTAAAAAATGTTTTTGATACTACAAGATCTCCTGCAAGGATTATTAATCATCTTTTAAGCTTTGAATTTAAAAAGGCAGGCGAGGAATTTGGTAGATTTTGTGTGAATGTGATTTTTGGTTTTGGTTTATTAGATAGTGCAAGTAAAACTTCTTTAAAAAGTTATGAAGTTGATTTTGGAACGACTTTGGGTAAATGGGGAGTAGGTAGTGGAACACATTTGGTTTTACCTATTTTAGGACCATCTAATGTAAGAGATGCTCTAGCTTTACCCATAGATTGGTTTTTAGTTCCTGAAGCTTATATAGATAATTTTTGGCTTGGAGTAGGTGTAAATGCTACATTAAAACTTAATGAATTAAGTTTTGAGTATGAAAAAATTGATGATATTTACCAAAATAGTGTAGATTATTATATTTTTATACGCGATGCTTATGAGCAAAAGCGTCAAGAACTTATAAAACAAGGAAATTAA
- the modA gene encoding molybdate ABC transporter substrate-binding protein gives MKKILTLIFLCVFGFSADVNIAAAANVAYAFKALQKEFQKQNPDISINVSLGASGNLVSQIKNGAPFDIFMAANMKFAQNLYDDNFAVTKPVIYAQGALALLSIRMDLSKGLDTLKEEKVKIITIANPKAAPYGQASIETLQNAKIYEQTKAKIIEAKSIGEALTQTLKAADVGFVAASALYEDTLKSYKLQEGKNYILIDPKLYEPINQGIVITSYGKDNVKAKKFYDFILSPKAKEIFKAYGYNVP, from the coding sequence GTGAAAAAAATTCTTACACTAATTTTTTTATGTGTTTTTGGGTTTAGTGCTGATGTGAATATTGCTGCGGCTGCAAATGTAGCTTATGCTTTTAAGGCTTTGCAGAAAGAATTTCAAAAACAAAATCCAGATATTAGCATCAACGTAAGCTTAGGAGCAAGTGGAAATTTGGTTTCGCAGATTAAAAACGGAGCACCATTTGATATTTTTATGGCGGCTAATATGAAATTTGCTCAAAATTTATATGATGATAATTTTGCTGTTACAAAGCCTGTTATTTATGCTCAAGGTGCTTTAGCTTTACTAAGCATAAGAATGGATTTAAGCAAAGGATTAGACACACTTAAAGAAGAAAAAGTAAAAATCATCACCATAGCTAATCCCAAAGCAGCTCCTTATGGACAAGCTAGTATAGAAACTTTACAAAATGCTAAAATTTATGAACAAACAAAAGCTAAAATCATTGAAGCAAAATCCATAGGAGAAGCTTTAACTCAAACATTAAAAGCAGCTGATGTGGGTTTTGTAGCAGCAAGTGCTTTATATGAAGATACACTAAAATCTTATAAACTCCAAGAAGGAAAAAATTATATTTTAATCGATCCAAAGCTTTATGAGCCTATTAATCAAGGCATTGTTATAACTTCTTATGGTAAAGATAATGTCAAAGCTAAGAAATTTTATGATTTTATATTAAGTCCTAAGGCTAAGGAGATTTTTAAAGCCTATGGCTACAATGTTCCATGA
- a CDS encoding sulfate/molybdate ABC transporter ATP-binding protein, with product MLKLDFEKIFKNKEKEFKLKVKFEVKDGEFCTIFGKSGSGKTTLLRIIAGFEKAQGFCAFNDKVFFDDKNFLSPQKRKIGFVFQDYALFEHMNVEQNLLFAKKDLKFANELLELLDLSKHKKSHILELSGGQKQRVALARSIMQKPKLLLLDEPFSALDNEIKLHLHDYLLNIHKTYKITTILISHDVSEVYKLANKVIILENGAIIKKGSPSEVFLKTQGSQKFAIKARILKLQKQDSIFIAILAIGNQISQVALSPLEAKDFKENDEVLLSQKAFALNLTKI from the coding sequence ATGTTAAAACTTGACTTTGAAAAAATCTTTAAAAACAAAGAAAAAGAATTTAAACTCAAAGTTAAATTTGAAGTTAAAGACGGAGAATTTTGTACTATTTTTGGAAAAAGCGGAAGTGGAAAAACTACACTTTTAAGAATTATTGCTGGTTTTGAAAAAGCACAAGGATTTTGTGCTTTTAATGATAAGGTATTTTTTGATGATAAAAACTTTCTAAGCCCACAAAAAAGAAAAATAGGATTTGTTTTTCAAGATTATGCTTTATTTGAACATATGAATGTAGAGCAAAACTTACTTTTTGCCAAAAAAGATCTAAAATTTGCTAATGAACTTTTAGAGCTTTTAGATTTAAGCAAGCACAAAAAAAGTCATATTTTAGAACTAAGTGGAGGGCAAAAACAACGCGTAGCTTTAGCAAGATCCATTATGCAAAAACCTAAGCTTTTACTTTTAGATGAGCCATTTAGTGCCTTAGATAATGAGATAAAACTGCACTTGCATGATTATCTTTTAAATATACATAAAACTTATAAAATCACTACTATTTTAATCAGCCATGATGTAAGTGAAGTTTATAAACTAGCCAATAAAGTCATCATTTTAGAAAATGGAGCTATCATAAAAAAAGGCTCGCCTAGTGAAGTTTTTTTAAAAACGCAAGGTTCGCAAAAATTTGCCATAAAAGCACGCATTTTAAAACTACAAAAACAAGATAGTATATTTATAGCCATACTTGCCATAGGCAATCAAATCAGCCAAGTAGCACTAAGCCCTTTAGAAGCTAAAGATTTTAAAGAAAATGATGAAGTACTTTTGAGTCAAAAAGCTTTTGCACTAAATTTAACTAAGATATAA
- a CDS encoding DMT family transporter, with translation MHWLILAISIVFEVIATSSMKYASISKNNFYLIIFAVFFSFSLVGLFYALKKIDLSIAYAIWAGCGITLISIMGFLIFKEAITINKLIFIVLIITGVVGLKLSA, from the coding sequence ATGCATTGGTTGATTTTAGCAATTAGCATAGTTTTTGAAGTGATTGCAACAAGTTCTATGAAATATGCAAGTATTAGTAAAAACAACTTTTATTTAATCATTTTTGCAGTATTTTTTTCTTTTTCTCTAGTAGGGTTGTTTTATGCTTTGAAAAAAATTGATTTAAGTATAGCTTATGCGATTTGGGCAGGTTGTGGTATAACACTTATTAGTATCATGGGCTTTTTAATCTTTAAAGAAGCAATAACCATCAACAAACTTATTTTTATCGTTTTAATCATTACTGGAGTGGTGGGATTAAAACTTAGTGCTTAA